A stretch of [Clostridium] scindens DNA encodes these proteins:
- the larC gene encoding nickel pincer cofactor biosynthesis protein LarC has protein sequence MNEIVNRTLYLECYSGISGDMMAAALLDLGADQQALKDALESLPVEGFQIEIGRVKKSGLDACDFAVILDSAHENHDHDMEYLHGHGAVHSHSHKGSHEHRGMKEILHIIENGAMTQGAKAIAKRIFGILAQAEAKAHGVPLEEVHFHEVGAVDSIVDIISVAVCLDNLGITECIVPVLYEGCGTIRCQHGILPVPVPAVANIVSEHNLDLNITESKGEFVTPTGAAIVAAIRTSKVLPEVFSVRKIGMGAGKREYDRPGILRAMLIEGQASYGRDCIWKLETNMDDCTGEALGYVMDRLFEAGARDVSYTPVYMKKNRPAYQLNVICTDENVRQMEEIIFKETTTIGIRRQQMERSVLARSMETVRTSLGDAQVKVCALGPQKRKYPEYQSVVRLCKEHDRSFQEVYQLVLSECMKEEESHEI, from the coding sequence ATGAACGAGATTGTAAATAGAACCTTATATTTGGAATGCTATTCCGGCATCAGCGGCGATATGATGGCTGCAGCGCTTCTGGACCTTGGAGCGGATCAGCAGGCGTTAAAGGATGCGCTTGAGAGCCTGCCGGTGGAAGGCTTCCAGATCGAAATCGGCAGGGTAAAGAAATCCGGGCTTGATGCCTGCGACTTTGCGGTGATCCTGGACAGCGCTCATGAAAACCATGATCATGATATGGAGTATCTGCATGGACATGGAGCGGTACATAGCCACAGTCATAAAGGGAGCCATGAGCACCGTGGGATGAAGGAAATCCTGCATATCATAGAGAATGGCGCAATGACGCAGGGAGCAAAAGCAATCGCAAAGCGTATCTTTGGTATATTGGCCCAGGCAGAAGCCAAAGCCCACGGCGTTCCTTTGGAAGAAGTTCATTTCCATGAAGTGGGCGCAGTGGATTCTATCGTGGATATTATCAGCGTCGCCGTATGTCTGGATAATCTGGGGATTACAGAATGCATCGTCCCTGTCCTGTATGAAGGGTGCGGCACCATCCGGTGCCAGCATGGCATTCTTCCGGTGCCGGTGCCGGCGGTTGCGAATATCGTGTCCGAACACAATCTGGATCTTAACATCACTGAATCCAAGGGCGAATTCGTGACGCCTACCGGAGCGGCGATCGTAGCGGCGATCAGAACCTCGAAGGTGCTGCCGGAAGTATTTTCCGTAAGGAAAATAGGCATGGGAGCCGGGAAAAGAGAGTACGACAGGCCCGGAATCCTAAGAGCCATGCTGATTGAAGGGCAGGCATCTTATGGCAGAGACTGCATCTGGAAGCTGGAAACCAATATGGATGACTGCACGGGAGAGGCGCTGGGGTATGTAATGGACCGCCTCTTTGAGGCCGGAGCCAGAGATGTAAGCTATACGCCTGTCTATATGAAGAAGAACCGTCCGGCTTATCAGCTGAACGTCATCTGTACGGACGAAAATGTAAGACAGATGGAGGAGATCATATTTAAAGAGACGACAACCATCGGCATCCGCAGGCAGCAGATGGAGAGGAGCGTCCTCGCGCGCAGCATGGAGACGGTTCGCACAAGCCTCGGGGATGCGCAGGTAAAAGTATGCGCTCTGGGCCCGCAGAAAAGGAAATATCCGGAATACCAGAGTGTTGTCAGACTTTGCAAGGAGCATGATAGATCATTCCAGGAGGTTTATCAGCTGGTCCTTTCGGAGTGTATGAAGGAGGAAGAGAGTCATGAAATATAG
- a CDS encoding aldo/keto reductase — MKYRELGRTGLKVSEIGMGCEGFVDKSYEQVKEFVDVMEEGGVNCIDLYAPNPDMRSNLGRALRGRRERFVLQAHLCTVWDDGQYKRTRNIEQVKASFEDQLKRLETDHVEIGMIHYVDSLADWEQVKDGPVMKYAQELKASGAIGCIGLSSHNPQAAQKAVESSLIDVLMFSINPCYDLQPASEDIETLWDEKSYEKPLVNMDKERQELYETCQRLGVGITVMKAFGGGDLLSSELSPAGKELTPYQCLHYALTRPGVATVMSGARTVEDLKISISYEDASEEEKDYAAAFAALPKISWKGHCMYCGHCAPCPKGIDVASVTKFLNLAIAQGEVPETVREHYAILPRTAEECVACGACEKRCPFEVPVIENMNKAKEIFGK; from the coding sequence ATGAAATATAGAGAACTGGGACGAACGGGACTTAAGGTCAGCGAGATCGGCATGGGGTGCGAAGGGTTTGTAGACAAGTCCTATGAGCAGGTAAAAGAATTCGTAGATGTCATGGAAGAGGGAGGCGTTAATTGTATTGATCTGTACGCGCCCAACCCGGATATGCGGTCCAATCTGGGACGCGCGCTTCGGGGACGGAGGGAGCGATTCGTCCTTCAGGCTCATCTGTGCACAGTCTGGGATGACGGACAATATAAACGTACGCGCAATATCGAACAGGTGAAGGCATCCTTCGAAGACCAGCTGAAGCGTCTGGAAACGGATCATGTAGAGATCGGCATGATTCATTATGTAGACTCGCTTGCAGATTGGGAGCAGGTGAAAGACGGCCCGGTTATGAAATATGCGCAGGAATTGAAAGCCTCCGGCGCCATCGGCTGCATTGGCCTGTCAAGCCATAACCCGCAGGCAGCGCAAAAAGCGGTGGAAAGTTCTCTGATTGACGTGCTGATGTTCAGTATTAATCCGTGCTATGATCTTCAGCCGGCCAGCGAGGATATAGAAACGCTGTGGGATGAGAAAAGTTATGAGAAGCCGCTGGTGAACATGGACAAGGAGAGACAGGAACTGTATGAAACCTGCCAGAGGCTGGGAGTGGGGATTACAGTAATGAAAGCATTCGGCGGCGGGGACCTTTTGAGCAGCGAACTGTCCCCGGCTGGAAAGGAACTGACGCCTTATCAGTGCCTTCACTATGCATTAACCCGCCCGGGGGTGGCGACAGTTATGTCAGGAGCCCGGACGGTCGAAGATTTGAAGATCAGCATCTCTTATGAGGATGCCTCGGAGGAAGAGAAGGATTACGCGGCAGCATTTGCAGCACTTCCCAAGATCAGCTGGAAGGGGCATTGCATGTACTGCGGGCACTGCGCTCCCTGCCCCAAGGGAATCGATGTGGCTTCTGTCACCAAGTTCCTGAATCTGGCAATCGCCCAGGGAGAGGTGCCGGAGACGGTACGGGAGCACTATGCCATTCTGCCCCGTACCGCAGAAGAATGCGTCGCGTGCGGGGCGTGCGAGAAGCGCTGCCCGTTTGAAGTTCCGGTAATAGAGAATATGAACAAGGCAAAAGAAATCTTTGGAAAGTAG
- a CDS encoding aspartate/glutamate racemase family protein, protein MKKIGILGGISAASTVQYYNKILDLYYEIKKDYYYPEICIESLNFQYFTDFENRNDMDGYKKYIMKGIRNLESAGSDIIIMSANSPHSVFHAIEKETSAPMLSIVDSVGKYARKNKMKKLLLTGIKYTMQGSFYRDELKSQGIEVISPSDGDQDIINHIIFDELARNNIKASSQERFLSIVEKYSARYSLDGVILGCTELPMLAGTITGPVPFIDSLAIHCADTLHYVLEI, encoded by the coding sequence ATGAAAAAAATAGGAATTCTGGGCGGAATCAGCGCCGCGTCAACCGTACAATATTACAATAAAATACTCGACTTATATTACGAGATAAAAAAGGATTATTACTATCCGGAAATTTGTATTGAGAGCCTCAACTTCCAATACTTCACTGATTTCGAGAATCGAAACGACATGGACGGATATAAGAAATATATCATGAAAGGAATACGCAATCTGGAATCCGCCGGCTCAGACATAATCATAATGTCAGCAAATTCTCCACATTCCGTATTCCATGCTATAGAAAAAGAAACGTCGGCACCAATGTTAAGCATTGTGGATTCCGTCGGCAAGTACGCCCGGAAAAACAAAATGAAAAAGCTGCTTCTTACCGGCATAAAATACACAATGCAGGGATCCTTTTACCGCGACGAGTTAAAAAGTCAAGGGATAGAAGTCATCTCCCCATCCGATGGAGACCAGGATATCATAAATCATATTATCTTCGATGAACTTGCCCGAAATAATATAAAGGCCAGCTCGCAGGAACGTTTTTTATCCATAGTCGAAAAATATAGCGCCCGCTATTCTCTTGACGGCGTGATACTAGGATGTACCGAGCTTCCTATGCTAGCAGGCACAATCACAGGACCCGTTCCTTTTATCGATTCCCTGGCCATCCATTGTGCAGATACCTTGCATTATGTATTAGAAATTTAG
- a CDS encoding iron-containing alcohol dehydrogenase: protein MHGFDFELSTNIHFGKGKIQGLPEEILKFGCRILLVYDVAAGRKSGAYEEVRALCKEHHIHVTEFTGIEQNPKHTAVNEGVRLLKECGAECIVALGGGSTIDTAKAIGFSVFHNGSCWDFYEKKAVVTKTVPVISVPTIAASGSEVSNMSIISNVKEKRKLDCQSDMERPVAAFIDPSYTYSVPPFETACGIISIMSNAYEGYFSRAAGEIQDGISEAIQRSCILHGRRVMACPCSYESRAQLLWSASLAITHLSDCGREYAGCVHSIEHALSAFLDISHGGSLAIASLAWFKYALCDETAPRFARWGRNVWGINAGKDDFAIGVEAVKRFEAFIRELNLPARLSEIGIKIPEKAAVQMAHRIYPAIDGAAWFRPLSGEDDLAEVFRLAC from the coding sequence ATGCATGGTTTTGACTTTGAACTATCGACAAACATACATTTTGGAAAAGGCAAGATTCAGGGATTGCCGGAAGAGATCTTAAAGTTTGGCTGCCGGATACTGCTCGTGTATGATGTGGCAGCAGGCAGAAAGAGCGGCGCATATGAAGAGGTGCGTGCTCTTTGTAAAGAACATCATATCCATGTGACCGAGTTCACGGGAATTGAACAGAATCCGAAACATACTGCTGTCAATGAAGGCGTGCGTCTGCTGAAGGAATGTGGCGCTGAGTGCATTGTGGCGCTGGGAGGCGGGAGCACCATCGATACGGCAAAAGCCATAGGATTTTCTGTGTTCCACAATGGAAGCTGCTGGGACTTCTATGAGAAAAAAGCGGTGGTGACGAAGACGGTTCCGGTCATCTCTGTCCCAACGATTGCAGCCAGCGGCTCGGAAGTATCGAATATGTCGATCATCAGCAATGTAAAAGAAAAGCGGAAACTGGATTGCCAGAGCGATATGGAGCGGCCGGTGGCTGCATTTATTGATCCCTCCTATACCTATTCGGTCCCGCCTTTTGAAACCGCCTGCGGGATTATCAGTATTATGAGCAATGCCTACGAAGGATATTTCAGCCGGGCTGCCGGAGAGATTCAGGATGGCATCTCGGAGGCGATCCAGAGATCCTGCATTCTGCATGGAAGGCGGGTCATGGCCTGCCCTTGCTCTTATGAGTCCAGGGCTCAGCTGCTGTGGTCGGCATCGCTTGCCATCACCCATCTGTCAGACTGCGGACGGGAATATGCTGGATGCGTGCATTCGATCGAACATGCCCTGAGCGCGTTTCTTGACATATCCCATGGGGGCAGTCTCGCAATTGCCTCGCTTGCATGGTTCAAATATGCATTGTGCGATGAAACAGCGCCAAGATTTGCCCGGTGGGGAAGGAACGTATGGGGGATTAATGCCGGCAAAGACGACTTTGCCATAGGGGTGGAAGCAGTCAAGCGGTTTGAAGCGTTTATAAGGGAACTGAATCTGCCTGCCAGACTATCAGAAATAGGGATAAAAATTCCAGAAAAAGCGGCAGTGCAGATGGCCCATAGGATTTACCCTGCCATCGATGGCGCTGCCTGGTTCCGACCGCTGTCCGGGGAGGATGATCTGGCGGAGGTATTCAGGCTGGCCTGCTAG
- a CDS encoding SLC13 family permease, with translation MSQSTIAIIIILIITVLYATEVFPLAVTSLLAMSAMVVTGIIDWTEAFSGFSSSIVLMLIGVCIIGEAFFTTGLAESLGNMLKRFADLKEKYFVVIVYVVASLMSAFLNASAVMAILMPVVDSLVFSTDGKISRKHTYLAMGIGSIFGANLSIIGSTSMYMAHTLLKESDGAGMTFFEPALSGAAACIVGMLIYLTFGYNYQKRCFDFKERLPEIMTRTNACSSREIRERSMTYKPWKRNFVALTMIGCIIAFICGYDIGGVAIIGASIVMAARCISERRAYQGVSWETVFITAASMGFAAGVGKSGAGEEIANFVIRASGRIGETSVGMCMLILVLSTVLSNFMSNIGVVVLIVPICLKLAATMGVDATPFVMACAIGTNVSVATPVCVGPITVTTVAGYRFKDYVRVGGLFNLLATIVTGISLWAVYYR, from the coding sequence ATGAGCCAAAGTACGATAGCGATCATTATTATATTGATCATAACAGTTTTATATGCAACCGAAGTGTTTCCGCTGGCTGTCACCTCGCTTCTTGCCATGTCCGCGATGGTGGTCACGGGAATCATTGATTGGACGGAGGCTTTTTCCGGGTTCTCTTCTTCCATTGTGCTGATGCTCATAGGCGTGTGCATTATCGGAGAGGCCTTTTTTACCACAGGGCTGGCAGAATCCCTGGGAAATATGCTCAAAAGATTTGCGGATCTGAAAGAGAAATATTTTGTGGTCATCGTATATGTAGTGGCATCCCTGATGTCAGCCTTTTTGAATGCATCTGCGGTTATGGCGATCCTGATGCCGGTGGTTGACAGCCTGGTCTTTTCCACAGACGGGAAGATATCCAGAAAGCATACCTATCTTGCCATGGGGATTGGCTCCATATTTGGCGCGAATCTTTCCATTATCGGGTCTACGTCCATGTACATGGCCCATACTTTGCTGAAGGAATCAGACGGAGCAGGAATGACATTCTTCGAGCCTGCGCTATCGGGGGCTGCGGCTTGTATCGTGGGCATGCTGATCTATCTGACCTTCGGCTATAATTACCAGAAGAGATGCTTTGATTTTAAAGAGAGGCTGCCGGAAATCATGACGCGGACGAATGCATGCAGTTCCAGGGAAATCCGGGAAAGAAGTATGACCTATAAGCCATGGAAGCGCAACTTTGTGGCGCTTACCATGATTGGCTGTATCATTGCGTTTATCTGCGGCTATGATATTGGCGGCGTGGCAATCATCGGCGCCAGCATCGTGATGGCGGCAAGATGCATCAGCGAGCGCAGGGCCTACCAAGGGGTCAGCTGGGAGACGGTATTCATAACGGCGGCATCCATGGGATTTGCAGCCGGCGTAGGAAAGAGCGGCGCCGGGGAAGAGATCGCGAATTTCGTGATCAGAGCCAGCGGCAGGATTGGAGAGACCAGTGTTGGCATGTGCATGCTCATTCTGGTGCTGAGCACAGTCCTTTCAAATTTTATGTCCAACATCGGCGTAGTCGTCTTGATTGTGCCTATCTGCCTGAAACTTGCCGCAACCATGGGAGTGGACGCGACACCCTTTGTTATGGCCTGTGCCATCGGAACGAATGTATCTGTGGCTACGCCAGTCTGCGTAGGACCGATTACCGTTACCACGGTGGCCGGGTACCGATTCAAGGATTATGTGAGGGTGGGAGGCCTGTTCAATTTGCTGGCTACCATTGTAACGGGGATTTCGCTTTGGGCGGTCTATTATAGATAA
- a CDS encoding suppressor of fused domain protein produces the protein MGILDKFKRKKEANEPPQQEVQGENSEAPGWDAISEAFDALYPGQENPRHYGTLIKWRLGGNDPLDGISIYDGGDYWHFITYGLSEIYEKETDEPEISGYGMEFTFKLEKGSYEDEEAEIKGICSILQSLARITFTKGELFHAYEFVYTGQTQGIDTQMNSNITGFITIPEPKIEKIDTPNGAVDFVEFIGVTNEELLTVKEKGLSVKELYQQLGTDITSYHRDSIIKRGPE, from the coding sequence ATGGGAATCTTAGATAAATTCAAAAGAAAAAAGGAAGCTAACGAACCTCCTCAGCAAGAGGTGCAAGGCGAAAACTCAGAGGCGCCCGGCTGGGACGCCATTTCAGAAGCATTTGATGCCTTGTATCCTGGCCAAGAGAACCCCAGGCATTACGGAACACTGATAAAATGGCGGCTTGGCGGAAATGATCCTCTGGATGGCATCAGCATCTACGACGGAGGCGATTACTGGCATTTCATAACCTATGGACTGTCAGAAATCTATGAAAAGGAAACAGATGAACCAGAGATCAGCGGTTACGGGATGGAATTTACATTCAAGCTGGAAAAGGGCTCCTACGAGGATGAAGAGGCCGAAATCAAGGGAATCTGCAGCATTCTTCAGTCCCTTGCCCGAATCACTTTTACAAAAGGCGAGTTGTTTCACGCGTATGAATTTGTCTATACCGGCCAGACCCAGGGCATTGATACGCAGATGAACTCCAACATTACAGGCTTTATTACGATTCCAGAGCCAAAGATCGAGAAGATAGACACGCCGAATGGAGCCGTAGATTTTGTAGAATTTATAGGCGTTACCAACGAGGAACTTCTAACTGTCAAGGAAAAGGGCCTCTCCGTCAAGGAACTTTACCAACAATTGGGTACTGATATTACAAGCTATCATAGAGACTCCATTATAAAAAGAGGACCGGAATAA
- the hypB gene encoding hydrogenase nickel incorporation protein HypB, translated as MGEFRVLEIKQSVFADNDRRAKELRKELKEKKVFLLNLMSSPGSGKTTTLSRTIERLKDEMKIGVMEADIDSDVDAKTIASLGVKAIQLHTGGMCHLDADMTAQGLAGLETGDVELAILENVGNLVCPAEFDTGAVKNAMILSVPEGDDKPLKYPLMFSICDVVLINKIDVLPYFDFDMEACRKNILMRNPNARIIPICARTGEGMEEWTDWLRDQVKEWNA; from the coding sequence ATGGGAGAATTCAGGGTTCTTGAAATCAAGCAGAGCGTTTTTGCGGATAATGACAGGCGTGCAAAGGAACTGAGGAAAGAATTAAAAGAAAAGAAGGTATTTCTGCTGAATCTTATGTCTTCGCCGGGATCAGGAAAGACGACGACTCTGTCGCGTACGATCGAGCGGCTGAAAGACGAGATGAAGATCGGCGTTATGGAGGCAGACATCGATTCCGATGTGGATGCGAAGACGATTGCCAGCCTCGGAGTTAAGGCAATCCAGCTTCATACCGGAGGTATGTGCCATCTGGATGCAGATATGACGGCGCAGGGACTTGCCGGACTGGAGACTGGAGATGTGGAACTTGCCATTCTGGAAAATGTGGGCAATCTGGTATGTCCGGCGGAATTTGATACGGGAGCGGTAAAGAATGCCATGATTCTAAGCGTGCCGGAGGGAGACGATAAGCCGCTTAAATATCCGCTCATGTTTTCCATCTGCGATGTAGTCCTTATTAACAAGATTGACGTGCTGCCGTATTTTGATTTCGATATGGAGGCATGCAGGAAGAATATTCTGATGCGTAATCCCAATGCACGGATCATTCCAATCTGTGCCCGTACCGGGGAAGGCATGGAGGAATGGACGGACTGGCTGAGAGATCAGGTAAAAGAATGGAACGCATAG
- a CDS encoding FAD-dependent oxidoreductase, with protein sequence MSERRELILQLGQMITDRIGHKVTMEDPEYWGLACIVTDEMAEVALKMKVRKPMTFEQMLKATGKEEKKLQELLDEMSRVGLIEYNWENPKREKQYVLPMFVPGSAEFTNMNKQQLEEHPELGRFFERMSRLPLEKVTPMVPPGGAGIGMHVIPVEKAIEMENQSIDIEHISHWLKKYDGKYAASPCSCRMSRQTYDEGCADDPEDWCIAVGDMADYVVETNKGGRYITYDEVMEILKRAEDNGFVHQITNIDGENKIFAICNCNVNVCYALRTSQLFNTPNMSRSAYVARVETQDCVACGRCVEYCPAGAVKLGQKLCTKDGPVSYPKHELPDGAKWGPEKWDEDYRDKNRINCYDTGTAPCKTACPAHIAVQGYLKKAAQGKYRDALALIKKENPFPAVCGHVCNRRCEDACTRGTVDQAVAIDEVKKFIARQDLEAENRYIPPIVPPTTGRLFEEKIAIIGGGPAGLSCAFYLAEKGYRPVVFEKNEKPGGMLVYGIPSFKLEKDVVDAEIEIIRQMGVEIRCGIEVGKDITLDELRAQGYQAFYLAIGCQGGRLAGIPGETAEGVMTAVDFLRKTGADESYPIEGRTVVVGGGNVAIDVARTATRCGASEVSMYCLEGRDIMPASAEEVEEAEEEGIAVNCGWGPKEILTQDGKVTGIVFKKCLSVFNEEKRFAPVYDEEDTVTVPCERVFLSIGQSIQWGELLNGSKVELGRGNAAVADPVTYQSSEPDIFVGGDVYTGPKFAIDAIAAGKEGAISIHRFVQPRSSLTIGRNRRQFIELDKENIKLDAYDNSSRQIPGIDEAIDRRKSFRDARKTFTEEQVKIETARCLGCGASVVDENKCIGCGVCTTKCEFDAIHLYREHPECSKMYRSEDKFKAILPYAMKRGLKIKFGRKSQ encoded by the coding sequence ATGTCAGAACGAAGGGAATTGATTTTGCAGTTGGGTCAGATGATCACAGACCGGATCGGCCATAAAGTGACTATGGAGGATCCGGAATACTGGGGGCTTGCCTGTATCGTCACCGATGAGATGGCAGAAGTAGCGTTAAAGATGAAGGTGCGAAAGCCTATGACGTTTGAGCAGATGCTGAAGGCTACGGGGAAAGAGGAAAAAAAGCTTCAGGAACTGCTGGATGAAATGAGCCGGGTAGGGCTTATCGAATACAACTGGGAGAATCCAAAGCGGGAGAAGCAGTATGTGCTTCCGATGTTCGTGCCGGGCAGCGCGGAATTCACCAATATGAATAAGCAGCAGCTGGAAGAGCATCCGGAACTGGGCAGGTTCTTCGAGCGGATGTCCAGGCTTCCTTTGGAGAAGGTAACCCCTATGGTTCCTCCGGGAGGCGCAGGCATCGGCATGCATGTCATACCAGTGGAGAAAGCCATTGAGATGGAGAATCAATCCATTGATATCGAGCATATCTCCCATTGGCTTAAGAAGTATGACGGCAAATACGCCGCAAGCCCCTGCTCCTGCCGAATGTCCCGCCAGACTTATGATGAAGGCTGCGCCGATGATCCCGAAGACTGGTGCATCGCGGTAGGAGATATGGCGGACTATGTGGTGGAGACGAATAAGGGTGGAAGATATATTACATACGACGAAGTGATGGAGATTCTTAAGCGTGCGGAGGATAACGGGTTCGTGCATCAGATTACCAACATTGACGGCGAGAACAAGATATTTGCCATCTGTAACTGCAATGTGAATGTCTGCTATGCCCTTCGGACCTCCCAACTGTTTAACACCCCCAATATGTCCCGCTCTGCCTATGTGGCAAGAGTGGAGACGCAGGACTGCGTAGCCTGCGGACGCTGCGTGGAGTATTGTCCGGCAGGCGCGGTCAAGCTGGGACAGAAGTTGTGCACCAAGGATGGTCCCGTCTCCTATCCGAAGCATGAACTTCCGGACGGCGCAAAATGGGGACCGGAGAAATGGGATGAGGACTACAGGGATAAGAACCGGATCAATTGCTATGATACCGGAACGGCTCCATGCAAGACCGCCTGTCCGGCGCACATCGCGGTACAGGGATATCTGAAGAAGGCAGCCCAGGGCAAGTACAGGGACGCGCTGGCGCTGATCAAAAAGGAGAACCCATTCCCCGCAGTCTGCGGGCATGTGTGCAACCGCCGATGCGAAGATGCATGTACCCGGGGAACGGTGGACCAGGCAGTGGCCATCGACGAAGTGAAGAAGTTTATCGCCCGGCAGGATCTGGAAGCAGAGAACCGGTATATTCCGCCAATCGTTCCTCCTACGACAGGACGGCTGTTCGAAGAGAAGATCGCGATCATCGGAGGCGGCCCGGCCGGACTAAGCTGCGCATTCTATCTGGCGGAGAAGGGATATCGTCCGGTGGTATTCGAGAAGAATGAGAAGCCGGGAGGCATGCTGGTGTATGGCATTCCATCGTTTAAACTGGAAAAGGATGTGGTGGATGCGGAGATAGAGATTATCCGCCAGATGGGCGTTGAGATACGCTGCGGCATCGAGGTGGGAAAGGATATCACCCTGGATGAACTGCGCGCCCAGGGATATCAGGCTTTCTATCTTGCCATAGGGTGCCAGGGAGGAAGGCTGGCAGGCATCCCTGGCGAGACGGCAGAAGGCGTGATGACGGCGGTAGACTTCCTTCGCAAGACGGGAGCAGATGAGTCCTATCCGATAGAGGGACGCACGGTCGTTGTGGGCGGCGGAAATGTAGCGATCGATGTGGCACGCACCGCGACAAGATGCGGCGCTTCGGAAGTGTCTATGTATTGTCTGGAAGGCAGGGACATTATGCCGGCATCCGCAGAAGAAGTAGAGGAAGCAGAGGAAGAAGGAATCGCGGTGAACTGCGGCTGGGGGCCAAAAGAAATATTGACGCAGGATGGGAAGGTCACTGGCATCGTATTCAAGAAATGCCTGTCCGTGTTCAATGAAGAAAAGCGCTTTGCTCCGGTCTATGATGAAGAAGATACGGTTACGGTTCCCTGCGAGCGAGTGTTCTTAAGCATTGGACAGAGCATCCAGTGGGGAGAACTGCTGAATGGTTCCAAAGTAGAACTTGGAAGAGGAAATGCGGCGGTAGCGGATCCGGTGACCTATCAAAGTTCCGAGCCGGATATCTTTGTAGGCGGCGATGTATACACAGGCCCTAAATTCGCGATTGACGCCATTGCGGCGGGCAAGGAAGGGGCCATCTCCATCCACAGGTTTGTGCAGCCTCGCAGCAGCCTTACCATCGGAAGGAACCGGCGTCAGTTTATCGAACTGGATAAAGAGAATATCAAGCTGGACGCCTATGACAATTCCTCGCGCCAGATACCGGGAATCGATGAAGCCATTGATCGGCGCAAGTCATTCAGGGATGCGCGCAAGACATTTACGGAAGAACAGGTGAAGATTGAGACTGCCCGGTGCCTGGGCTGCGGCGCGTCTGTCGTGGACGAGAATAAGTGTATCGGCTGCGGCGTGTGCACGACAAAATGCGAATTTGACGCGATCCATCTTTACCGCGAACATCCGGAATGCAGTAAAATGTACCGGTCTGAGGATAAGTTCAAGGCAATCCTGCCATATGCGATGAAGCGGGGACTTAAGATCAAGTTCGGAAGGAAGAGCCAGTGA
- a CDS encoding hydrogenase maturation nickel metallochaperone HypA, whose translation MHELGIVFHIIDSLESVGRENQLTQVANVTLEIGEVSGVVDSYLKDCWKWASEKSSLLRGAKLITQEIPAVTYCEDCHQTYGTVEHGKVCPFCSGGNTYLVAGNEFNIKEIEAC comes from the coding sequence ATGCACGAACTGGGAATCGTATTTCATATCATCGACAGCCTGGAATCGGTGGGCAGGGAAAACCAGCTTACCCAGGTGGCAAATGTAACCCTGGAAATCGGGGAAGTCTCAGGCGTAGTGGATTCTTATTTAAAAGACTGCTGGAAATGGGCATCTGAAAAATCGTCTCTGCTGCGGGGAGCCAAACTGATCACCCAGGAGATTCCAGCAGTGACATATTGCGAGGACTGCCATCAGACCTATGGAACGGTGGAGCACGGAAAGGTATGTCCATTCTGCTCCGGTGGAAATACATATCTGGTGGCAGGAAACGAATTTAATATCAAGGAAATAGAAGCATGCTGA